A DNA window from Dehalococcoidales bacterium contains the following coding sequences:
- a CDS encoding CotH kinase family protein, which translates to MALLIAGVLFQERGTTPATEQYLRPEGWTEETHGDDVDPNYKIVFPQDQVNRMKITISPDDWEAMQANMTDLLGAPGTNQQVDTKPESPIWVPAKIEFNGLIWNNVGIRYRGSSTLIKWGSGTLKIPLRFNFDKFEDKYPEIKNQRFHGFKKLAMANAIFDPTYMRDVIMSDVLAEAGLVAAETAYYEIVMDYGEGPVNLGLYVAIEVIEHTVIERYFGDKSGNIYKGQSVGVSLAEGTFDLIRHGFVKKNNETEADWGDIEKLYAILHSKERISDPEAWQESLESVFNVDVFLKWLAISAVIEHWDTYGDRPDNFYLYNDPDSELLTWISWDHDMILGIVGEGKSSASLGREEIGRDWPLIRYLLDDPIYYNRYVDYIRETIEGPFDPAKLEVKCRTLAELIAPYIAEESGEAAFESGVERLINRIYERYQVAGDFLDTWR; encoded by the coding sequence ATGGCCTTGTTAATTGCAGGAGTACTGTTCCAAGAGAGGGGGACCACACCCGCCACGGAGCAGTATCTTCGACCGGAAGGATGGACAGAAGAAACTCACGGTGACGATGTAGATCCGAACTATAAAATTGTCTTCCCCCAGGATCAAGTTAACCGGATGAAGATCACTATTTCCCCGGATGATTGGGAAGCAATGCAGGCAAATATGACCGATCTACTGGGTGCCCCCGGAACCAACCAGCAGGTTGACACGAAACCGGAGAGCCCTATCTGGGTACCGGCTAAGATTGAATTCAACGGTCTGATTTGGAACAACGTTGGTATCCGCTACAGGGGCAGTTCGACACTTATAAAGTGGGGCAGTGGCACACTGAAGATACCTTTGAGGTTTAACTTCGATAAGTTTGAGGATAAATACCCTGAAATCAAAAACCAGCGGTTCCATGGTTTCAAGAAGCTGGCGATGGCGAATGCTATCTTTGACCCGACGTATATGCGTGACGTTATCATGTCCGACGTTCTGGCAGAAGCGGGTTTAGTAGCCGCTGAGACCGCCTATTACGAAATCGTCATGGACTATGGTGAAGGTCCGGTTAACCTTGGTCTTTATGTGGCGATAGAGGTCATTGAGCATACAGTCATTGAGCGTTACTTTGGTGATAAATCAGGCAATATCTACAAGGGACAAAGCGTGGGGGTTAGCCTGGCAGAAGGTACATTCGATTTGATTCGACACGGCTTCGTGAAGAAAAACAACGAAACTGAAGCTGATTGGGGTGATATTGAAAAATTGTATGCCATCCTCCATTCGAAAGAGCGTATATCTGATCCTGAGGCCTGGCAGGAAAGTCTGGAGTCGGTATTTAACGTAGACGTCTTTCTCAAGTGGCTGGCTATCAGTGCTGTCATCGAGCACTGGGATACGTACGGGGACAGGCCAGATAATTTCTACCTCTATAATGATCCTGACAGCGAGTTGCTTACCTGGATATCCTGGGACCATGATATGATACTGGGCATAGTGGGTGAGGGGAAAAGCAGCGCATCCCTGGGTAGAGAGGAGATAGGGCGGGACTGGCCGTTGATTCGCTACCTGCTGGATGACCCAATCTACTACAACCGCTACGTAGATTATATCCGGGAAACGATTGAGGGGCCTTTTGACCCGGCTAAGCTGGAGGTAAAGTGCAGGACATTGGCAGAATTGATTGCTCCCTATATTGCGGAAGAATCCGGTGAGGCTGCTTTTGAATCGGGCGTTGAGAGGTTAATCAACCGTATTTACGAGCGTTATCAGGTGGCCGGGGATTTTCTGGATACTTGGAGGTAG
- a CDS encoding VTC domain-containing protein: MQLHDVSLGTIDILPERFERKYYLVPEEAGIAYGLLRHMCLPAREYFSEQINSLYFDTAGLEQHERSAAGDYNKDKVRIRWYGEDRDMNGMRSVFIELKSRRGFTSTKQRLKLSVPAVSLTPGNLVRGIVPITLLMDTLARFGYFPHEMLHPVIKISYWRHRFSEIMTGQRVSLDCHIRSTMVMPGQGNGEKELELPGGIIEIKGLAMDLPVSLIRMRTLYVDWTRFSKYSSCIDSHLEEPGSMGRLSPSGRITQL, encoded by the coding sequence GTGCAATTACACGATGTGTCGCTTGGTACTATAGATATATTGCCGGAGAGGTTTGAACGTAAGTATTATTTGGTACCTGAAGAAGCCGGTATCGCTTATGGGCTTCTTCGGCACATGTGTCTACCGGCTAGAGAATATTTTTCCGAACAGATAAATAGTCTTTACTTCGATACTGCCGGCCTGGAACAGCATGAAAGGTCCGCTGCGGGTGACTATAACAAAGATAAGGTACGCATCCGCTGGTACGGTGAGGATAGGGATATGAATGGAATGCGGTCCGTGTTCATTGAACTGAAATCGAGGCGGGGTTTCACCAGTACCAAGCAACGACTGAAGTTATCCGTACCGGCCGTGAGTTTGACGCCAGGTAATCTTGTCAGAGGCATTGTCCCTATAACCCTGCTGATGGATACCCTGGCAAGATTTGGCTATTTCCCGCACGAGATGCTCCACCCGGTAATCAAGATATCCTACTGGCGTCATCGCTTTAGCGAGATTATGACCGGGCAACGGGTTTCGCTTGATTGTCATATTCGTTCTACGATGGTAATGCCAGGACAAGGTAATGGTGAAAAGGAGCTGGAGTTACCCGGCGGTATTATAGAGATTAAAGGATTGGCTATGGATCTTCCTGTCAGTTTGATACGAATGAGGACGTTATATGTAGATTGGACTAGATTCTCCAAATATTCCTCGTGTATCGATTCGCACCTCGAAGAGCCCGGCTCTATGGGGCGCCTGTCACCCTCAGGGAGAATAACCCAACTATAG
- a CDS encoding DUF4956 domain-containing protein, whose amino-acid sequence MPEGFDLFASLPEMREAIIPLGFSMLGAVITYLIYNLFYGSSHIGAGVHRTFLVGGPVITMIFLVIQTSIPLGLGLLGALAIVRFRTPVKDPAEIGFLLLLIASSLGAATGNYLITALMFIIVFGALGVHRLISNRVTLLGRGHLMIAVDRGSFPSIEKKLMAFLSEKLTGLHLETISTIDDRISLNYQYKRRADFDWPAFINELNQIAGTSGIEVFVS is encoded by the coding sequence ATGCCAGAGGGATTTGATCTATTTGCATCCTTACCAGAAATGAGAGAGGCCATTATACCCCTCGGATTCTCGATGTTAGGGGCTGTCATTACCTATTTGATATATAACCTGTTTTACGGCTCTAGCCATATCGGGGCCGGTGTACATCGCACCTTTCTTGTCGGTGGCCCTGTTATCACAATGATATTCCTGGTTATCCAGACCTCTATACCACTCGGTCTAGGGTTACTCGGAGCACTTGCCATAGTGCGTTTCCGAACGCCGGTAAAAGACCCAGCCGAGATAGGATTTCTACTTCTGTTGATTGCTTCCTCGCTAGGGGCCGCAACCGGTAACTACCTGATAACTGCTTTAATGTTTATTATTGTCTTCGGTGCTCTAGGGGTACACAGGTTAATAAGCAACCGGGTTACTCTATTGGGAAGAGGACATCTGATGATCGCTGTTGACCGAGGCTCTTTTCCATCAATAGAGAAGAAGCTGATGGCCTTCCTCTCGGAGAAGCTTACAGGCTTGCATCTGGAGACTATATCCACTATTGATGATCGGATTAGCCTAAATTACCAATACAAACGTCGGGCAGATTTCGACTGGCCGGCTTTTATAAATGAGTTAAACCAGATTGCAGGGACGTCGGGGATTGAGGTTTTCGTGAGCTAA
- the phoU gene encoding phosphate signaling complex protein PhoU, with protein sequence METRTVFHRRLRAIQDDVMAMGSMAEKALERSIEALKNRDLSLAHQIIKDDQKINSKRFGIEGDCIGLIATQQPMASDLRIIIGVLNIIAELERIGDHAEGISKIVLMIGDEPPLKPLVDIPRMAEKTISMLKQSLDAFINNDTETARRVAAEDDDVDNLYSQVFRELLTFMAEDPKTITRATRLIWVAHNLERSADRVTNICERIVFTVTGKMEEIGVSKY encoded by the coding sequence ATGGAAACGAGAACGGTTTTTCACAGAAGGCTGAGGGCGATTCAGGACGACGTTATGGCGATGGGAAGCATGGCAGAAAAAGCACTCGAGCGGTCCATCGAAGCGCTCAAGAACAGAGACTTGTCCCTCGCTCACCAGATTATTAAAGATGACCAGAAGATAAACAGTAAGCGATTCGGTATAGAAGGCGACTGTATCGGACTGATCGCTACCCAGCAGCCGATGGCCAGCGACCTGCGTATTATTATCGGCGTACTCAATATCATCGCCGAGCTGGAACGGATCGGTGATCATGCCGAAGGTATCAGCAAGATAGTGTTGATGATAGGAGACGAGCCGCCGCTTAAGCCGCTGGTCGACATCCCCCGTATGGCTGAAAAGACTATCAGTATGCTGAAACAGAGCCTGGATGCCTTTATCAACAATGACACCGAAACGGCACGCCGGGTCGCTGCTGAAGATGACGACGTGGATAATCTGTATTCCCAGGTTTTCCGAGAGCTACTCACCTTTATGGCCGAGGACCCCAAGACCATTACCAGAGCCACCCGGCTTATCTGGGTAGCTCACAACCTGGAGCGCAGCGCCGATAGAGTAACCAACATCTGCGAACGTATAGTATTTACCGTCACAGGGAAAATGGAGGAAATAGGGGTATCTAAGTACTAA
- the pstB gene encoding phosphate ABC transporter ATP-binding protein PstB: MSRNNRVKLRTEQLNLYYGSFQALRDVTLEIPEKAITAIIGPSGCGKSSFLRVFNRMNDLISNVRVEGCVELEGISIYQESIDVVDLRKRVGMVFQKPNPFPMSVFENVAYGPRRHGMKNRGKLEEIVERSLRQAALWDEVKDKLANSALALSGGQQQRLCVARVLAVEPEVILMDEPCSALDPVATLKIEDLMRVLIEDYTVVIVTHNMQQAARVSDMAAFLMMAEDRAGVLVEYGATSTLFTNPRDKRTEDYITGRFG, encoded by the coding sequence ATGAGCCGGAATAACCGGGTAAAACTAAGAACGGAACAGCTAAACCTTTACTACGGTTCCTTCCAGGCATTAAGGGACGTTACTCTGGAAATACCGGAAAAGGCGATTACGGCTATCATCGGACCTTCCGGTTGCGGGAAATCTTCTTTCCTGCGTGTTTTTAACCGGATGAATGACCTTATTTCCAATGTCAGGGTAGAAGGGTGCGTGGAGCTTGAAGGCATATCAATATATCAGGAGTCTATCGACGTCGTCGATCTCAGGAAAAGGGTAGGCATGGTATTCCAAAAACCGAATCCTTTCCCCATGTCTGTATTCGAAAACGTGGCCTATGGCCCACGACGACACGGCATGAAGAACCGGGGTAAGCTTGAAGAAATTGTCGAGAGAAGTCTGCGTCAGGCAGCCCTGTGGGACGAGGTGAAAGACAAATTAGCCAATTCTGCCCTGGCGCTATCTGGGGGGCAGCAACAAAGGCTGTGCGTTGCCCGGGTCCTGGCGGTGGAGCCCGAGGTAATCCTGATGGACGAACCCTGCAGCGCCCTCGATCCGGTAGCGACACTAAAAATTGAGGACCTGATGAGGGTTTTGATTGAAGACTATACTGTGGTTATCGTCACCCATAATATGCAACAGGCAGCACGGGTATCGGATATGGCCGCTTTTCTCATGATGGCAGAGGATAGAGCCGGGGTACTGGTGGAATACGGCGCCACATCAACTCTATTCACAAATCCCAGAGATAAACGTACGGAAGACTATATTACCGGCAGGTTCGGTTAA
- the pstA gene encoding phosphate ABC transporter permease PstA — MNSPRSSRQFSQRAAFGLLGLATIVVIAIVSFIIIYIIANGAGVIDWAFLTQPPTEAGKAGGIFPALIGTFLLMLGTVLFSLPIGVSAGIYLSEYAKDNRITRIINLAILNLAGVPSIVYGLFGLGLFVMTFQFGMSLISASLTLACQALAMVVTTSREAMLAVPREYREGSLAIGATRWQTIRHVVLPQAWSGILTGVILAISRAAGETAPILVVGAAFLVPGLPQSLFDRFMALPYHLYTVAAHVPGMPKGTMWGVALVLLGVVLAFNIASAVIRSRSGRRSHS, encoded by the coding sequence ATGAATAGTCCACGATCATCACGTCAATTTTCACAGCGCGCTGCCTTCGGGCTATTGGGCCTGGCTACCATCGTCGTCATAGCCATCGTATCGTTTATCATCATCTACATAATCGCTAATGGCGCCGGAGTAATCGACTGGGCGTTTCTTACTCAGCCTCCGACAGAGGCAGGCAAGGCCGGAGGCATATTCCCGGCCCTGATAGGCACTTTCTTACTTATGCTGGGTACGGTTTTATTCTCCCTGCCGATAGGCGTATCGGCCGGTATTTACCTCTCCGAGTATGCTAAAGACAACCGGATAACCCGCATTATTAACCTGGCCATCCTCAACCTGGCCGGTGTTCCCAGTATCGTTTACGGGCTTTTCGGCTTAGGCCTGTTTGTGATGACATTCCAATTCGGCATGTCGCTAATTTCGGCCAGTCTAACCCTGGCCTGTCAGGCACTGGCAATGGTGGTGACAACTTCCAGAGAAGCCATGCTGGCAGTACCGCGGGAATACCGGGAGGGGAGTCTGGCTATCGGGGCTACCAGGTGGCAGACGATCAGGCACGTGGTGTTGCCTCAGGCCTGGTCGGGAATTCTCACCGGGGTCATCCTGGCCATTTCTCGAGCGGCAGGAGAGACGGCCCCGATATTAGTAGTGGGGGCTGCTTTTCTGGTTCCCGGTCTGCCGCAGTCGCTCTTCGACCGCTTTATGGCCCTCCCTTACCACCTTTACACTGTGGCAGCTCACGTTCCCGGTATGCCCAAGGGCACGATGTGGGGTGTTGCCCTGGTACTGCTGGGAGTAGTTCTAGCCTTCAATATTGCTTCTGCCGTTATAAGATCAAGGTCCGGGCGAAGGAGTCACAGCTAA
- the pstC gene encoding phosphate ABC transporter permease subunit PstC, with the protein MRSISAVIAAAGKVGGLRRRRSGERFIEGWILLAGILAIVILLGIVFFLIREGAPIFLHTNPWQFFSGAKWYPVSEPPTFGILPFLVSTMIVTMVSTAIAIPIGIACAAYLAEVASPRVRNMVKPLVELLAGIPSVVMGFIGLMILSPLVQSTFNLNTGLTGFSAAIMLSMMSLPIIISVSEDALRAVPDDFKQASYALGATRWETIRHVSIPAALSGITAAVMLGVGRAIGETMTVLMVAGGALAVPQSPTEPMMPMTAAIASGIGNAVRGGLQYQALFAIGLVLFFITLGVNLIASRVLERQKRRFAR; encoded by the coding sequence ATGCGAAGCATATCAGCTGTCATCGCCGCAGCCGGTAAAGTCGGGGGGCTGCGGCGTCGGCGTTCGGGCGAGAGGTTCATCGAGGGGTGGATTCTCCTTGCCGGAATACTGGCCATAGTAATTCTACTGGGGATCGTCTTCTTTCTGATACGAGAAGGTGCGCCGATTTTTCTTCACACGAATCCGTGGCAGTTTTTCTCAGGAGCCAAGTGGTACCCGGTATCCGAGCCGCCCACCTTCGGCATATTGCCATTCCTGGTATCCACGATGATCGTCACTATGGTATCAACAGCGATTGCGATACCTATCGGAATCGCCTGTGCTGCTTACCTTGCTGAGGTCGCTTCACCGAGGGTAAGAAACATGGTAAAACCCCTCGTTGAACTGCTGGCGGGGATACCATCGGTAGTGATGGGTTTTATCGGTCTCATGATATTGTCGCCGCTGGTTCAGAGCACCTTTAACCTCAATACCGGGCTGACCGGATTTTCCGCAGCGATCATGTTGTCGATGATGAGTCTGCCCATTATTATCAGCGTTTCTGAAGATGCTCTGCGAGCTGTCCCCGATGATTTCAAGCAGGCATCCTATGCTCTCGGCGCAACTCGGTGGGAAACAATCAGACACGTATCTATACCGGCCGCCTTATCCGGTATTACCGCAGCCGTGATGCTGGGTGTAGGTCGTGCTATCGGTGAGACAATGACGGTCCTAATGGTAGCCGGCGGTGCTCTGGCAGTACCCCAATCACCAACCGAACCGATGATGCCGATGACGGCAGCCATTGCCTCCGGAATCGGCAATGCCGTACGTGGTGGCCTACAGTACCAGGCACTATTTGCCATCGGCCTGGTCTTATTCTTCATTACACTGGGGGTTAACCTTATCGCCAGCAGGGTTCTGGAACGTCAAAAACGAAGGTTTGCGAGGTAG
- a CDS encoding phosphate ABC transporter substrate-binding protein → MRIKKWHKWLILSTLLVGGLSLSGCAGNPGPAPVTPSPGTELSGTFSIVGSNTVTPITSVWAEDFMTINPGVRISVSGPGSGAGIAALIDGTTEVCQASRKIKSLEIEQAESKGVYPYEIHVATDALSVVVHPSNPVSELTIAQISAIYAGRITNWSELGGNDAEIVAISRDTNSGTHVFFKEHVVQMQGLPTEDKSLEYGPDVLMLPSTEGGVSETAGNPNAIFYPGLGYLTDEVKPLGIKITTNDNGILPSVETALNGTYPIARPLLYYTDGEPEGIIKAFIDYCLSAEGQLKVNEVGYVPLP, encoded by the coding sequence TTGAGAATCAAGAAATGGCATAAGTGGTTAATCTTATCAACCTTGCTGGTAGGCGGTCTTAGCCTGTCCGGTTGTGCCGGCAACCCCGGGCCAGCGCCAGTCACTCCATCACCGGGTACAGAGCTATCCGGCACCTTCAGTATAGTCGGGTCAAATACGGTAACACCCATTACCTCGGTATGGGCCGAGGACTTCATGACGATAAATCCCGGTGTGAGAATCTCTGTCAGCGGTCCCGGTTCCGGAGCGGGTATAGCAGCCCTGATAGACGGTACTACCGAAGTATGTCAGGCATCACGCAAGATCAAATCGCTAGAGATTGAACAGGCTGAGTCAAAGGGGGTATACCCCTACGAGATTCATGTAGCTACCGATGCCCTGTCGGTAGTAGTGCATCCGTCCAACCCGGTATCCGAGTTGACCATCGCCCAGATTTCAGCTATCTATGCCGGCCGGATAACTAACTGGAGTGAACTCGGTGGTAACGATGCCGAAATCGTGGCTATTTCACGGGATACCAACTCCGGTACCCATGTCTTCTTCAAGGAGCACGTGGTACAGATGCAGGGACTGCCTACCGAAGACAAGAGCCTGGAGTATGGACCTGATGTACTGATGCTGCCATCGACTGAAGGGGGAGTGTCGGAAACGGCCGGCAACCCTAATGCCATCTTTTACCCCGGATTAGGCTATCTCACGGATGAAGTGAAGCCCTTGGGTATTAAGATTACTACCAATGACAACGGTATTCTCCCCAGTGTGGAAACAGCTCTGAATGGAACATATCCTATTGCCAGGCCGCTACTCTACTATACTGATGGCGAGCCGGAGGGTATCATCAAGGCTTTCATCGACTACTGCCTTTCGGCAGAAGGTCAGCTAAAGGTAAATGAAGTGGGCTACGTCCCGCTGCCATAA
- a CDS encoding ATP-binding protein, giving the protein MFRSIQWRIAVPFVLLILGSMVGLGFYLVSSVRETQTDNLRIRLEAEAMLIAETSRPILLNSEDNSLDELSKTLGERIETRVTIIARDGTVLGDSQEDPRTMENHAGRTEVIDALETGRGESIRFSTTLGQRLMYVAVPITDQEQVFGVARVALPMTEVDGTISRVTNTIIVATVIAGAVAVLAGLFIARATTQPIKEVTRAARRIAAGELDQKIDIPAGDESGQLAQAFNEMSLHLKKTMGAISDERNKLSAILSSLADGIIITDDGGEIILVNPAAERLLGFKKNKALGRQFIEVVRDYEIDELLGLCLKTKSEQTAQIEVGTPGRFLRIIAIPLNINRPTGALVLFQDLTELRNLQTMRRELVGNISHELRTPLTTIKAIVETLKDGAVDDQEVVRGFLTSIDGEVDRMTQIVAELTELSRIETGKAELNLEKTEPNQLLKEVVARLSPYAERQGIAITTDLTENLPPVNVDRERIRQVMTNLIHNAVKFSPQGSEVTISIRQEGSSVSVSIADNGIGIAEKDLPHVFERFYKADRSRSGGGTGLGLAIAKHIVQAHGGKISARSEEEKGSVFSFTLPLL; this is encoded by the coding sequence GTGTTCCGCAGTATTCAATGGCGAATAGCAGTACCATTCGTCTTGCTTATTCTGGGCAGCATGGTCGGCCTGGGATTCTATCTGGTTAGCTCGGTTAGAGAAACTCAAACCGATAACCTGCGCATCAGACTCGAGGCTGAAGCCATGCTTATTGCCGAGACCAGCCGCCCTATCTTATTGAACTCCGAAGATAATAGCCTCGACGAGCTAAGCAAGACACTGGGAGAGCGTATTGAAACCAGAGTTACCATTATCGCCCGGGATGGCACGGTGCTCGGTGATTCTCAAGAAGACCCCCGGACTATGGAGAATCACGCCGGCCGCACTGAAGTAATAGATGCTCTGGAGACGGGGCGGGGGGAGAGCATTCGTTTCAGCACTACACTCGGCCAGCGGTTGATGTATGTTGCGGTGCCGATCACCGATCAAGAGCAGGTGTTCGGGGTAGCCCGTGTCGCGTTACCCATGACGGAAGTCGACGGTACCATAAGCAGGGTGACCAATACTATTATAGTGGCAACCGTGATCGCCGGCGCGGTGGCTGTATTAGCCGGGCTATTCATCGCCCGGGCAACGACACAGCCCATAAAAGAGGTTACCAGGGCAGCCAGAAGAATTGCCGCAGGAGAGCTCGATCAAAAAATCGATATCCCTGCCGGTGATGAATCAGGACAACTGGCACAGGCTTTCAACGAGATGTCATTGCATTTAAAAAAGACGATGGGCGCAATATCCGATGAGAGAAATAAGCTATCGGCCATCCTGTCCAGCCTGGCAGACGGTATCATAATAACAGATGACGGAGGAGAAATTATACTCGTCAATCCAGCCGCCGAAAGGCTGTTAGGATTCAAGAAGAACAAGGCTTTGGGCCGGCAATTCATAGAGGTTGTCCGCGATTACGAAATAGACGAGCTTTTAGGATTATGCCTCAAGACAAAAAGCGAACAGACCGCTCAAATTGAGGTAGGAACGCCCGGTCGATTTCTCCGGATTATAGCGATACCCCTTAATATCAACAGACCGACCGGAGCACTGGTTTTGTTCCAGGACCTCACCGAACTGAGAAACCTGCAGACAATGCGGCGAGAACTGGTGGGCAACATCTCCCACGAGTTAAGGACGCCGTTAACCACCATCAAAGCAATCGTGGAAACACTCAAAGACGGCGCTGTCGATGATCAGGAAGTGGTTAGAGGCTTTCTAACCAGCATTGACGGTGAAGTAGACCGTATGACACAGATAGTGGCCGAGCTCACCGAGCTATCACGTATTGAGACCGGGAAAGCCGAGCTGAATCTGGAGAAGACGGAGCCTAACCAGCTGCTGAAAGAGGTCGTGGCCCGGTTGAGCCCCTACGCCGAGCGGCAGGGTATTGCTATTACCACCGATCTCACCGAGAATCTGCCGCCCGTCAATGTCGACAGAGAACGAATTCGACAGGTAATGACTAATCTGATCCATAACGCCGTTAAGTTCAGCCCGCAGGGAAGCGAAGTAACGATTTCAATCAGACAAGAGGGCTCGAGTGTTTCGGTCAGTATCGCTGATAATGGGATAGGGATTGCCGAGAAAGATTTACCGCACGTTTTCGAAAGATTCTACAAGGCAGACAGGTCGCGTTCGGGTGGCGGTACCGGGTTAGGTCTGGCCATTGCCAAGCATATAGTACAGGCTCACGGAGGCAAGATTTCAGCCCGGAGCGAGGAGGAAAAAGGTTCTGTCTTCAGTTTTACCCTGCCTCTTCTTTAG
- a CDS encoding response regulator transcription factor, which yields MAERTVLIVEDDRALLDVLKFNLTKEGYHVITALDGSQALEAARQKQPDIILLDVMLPEIDGFDVCRILRQEMTTPILMLTAKDSEIDKIVGLEVGADDYLTKPFSMRELLARIRAMLRRSEMVETKPSKQEMFIRAGELEIDKMRHQVSIRGLALKLTTMEFNLLLFLAENKGIVFSREQLLEKVWGYDYQGETRTVDVHIRWLREKVEADPGKPEHLITVRGVGYKLED from the coding sequence ATGGCGGAAAGAACTGTACTGATAGTAGAAGATGACAGGGCCTTACTCGATGTCCTCAAATTTAACCTAACCAAAGAAGGATATCATGTTATTACCGCACTTGACGGCAGCCAGGCGCTTGAGGCGGCACGACAAAAACAGCCGGACATTATTCTGCTCGATGTAATGCTGCCGGAGATCGATGGATTTGACGTATGCCGTATCCTGCGCCAAGAGATGACGACGCCCATTCTAATGCTTACCGCCAAAGACAGCGAGATCGACAAAATCGTCGGCCTCGAAGTCGGGGCTGATGATTATCTTACCAAACCTTTCAGTATGAGGGAGCTCCTGGCTCGCATTCGAGCGATGTTGCGGCGATCCGAGATGGTCGAGACGAAACCGTCAAAGCAGGAAATGTTTATTCGAGCGGGTGAGCTAGAGATTGACAAAATGCGGCACCAGGTAAGCATTAGAGGCCTGGCATTAAAGCTGACAACGATGGAGTTTAACCTGCTGCTCTTCCTGGCTGAGAATAAAGGAATAGTCTTTAGCCGGGAGCAGCTTCTGGAAAAAGTTTGGGGTTATGATTATCAGGGAGAAACACGCACCGTAGACGTCCATATCCGCTGGCTCAGAGAGAAAGTAGAGGCCGATCCGGGAAAACCCGAGCATCTTATTACGGTAAGAGGCGTGGGCTATAAACTAGAGGATTGA
- a CDS encoding InlB B-repeat-containing protein, with amino-acid sequence MEAFPASHRFYGREFVDLEAIPAPGYYFNNWSGDLTGTENPVSVNVTHDSLIVANFSPIVHTLSLEVDGSGSIQPAAGAYQYNEGEVVTIKAVPNQGWQFDGWSGGVTNPDLTTTTVTVSSDKTVTAEFTPIVHNLSLGVDGSGSTKPVVGTHRYREGDVVTVIAITGEGWRFDGWSGDVTNSESAVTTVTVSSNKTVTANFTPIVHTLSLGVDGIGSIQPAAGAHEYNEGDVVTITATPGEGWQFDGWSGDVADSKSAVTTVTVSSDETVTANFTPIVHTLSLGVDGIGSVQPAAGTHDYNEGDVVTITATPGEGWQFDGWSGDVADSKSAVTIVTVSSDKTVTANFSQAEPSWWRALHTIYDKAMAMFRSLGD; translated from the coding sequence CTGGAAGCTTTTCCGGCCAGTCATCGGTTCTATGGCAGGGAGTTTGTTGATCTCGAGGCAATACCGGCTCCGGGATATTACTTTAACAACTGGAGCGGCGATTTAACCGGTACTGAGAACCCGGTATCAGTTAATGTTACTCATGATTCTCTCATCGTGGCCAACTTTTCCCCGATAGTGCATACCCTCTCTCTTGAGGTAGACGGCAGCGGATCTATCCAGCCTGCGGCTGGAGCTTATCAGTATAATGAGGGTGAAGTTGTCACCATCAAGGCCGTTCCGAATCAGGGCTGGCAGTTTGACGGGTGGAGCGGCGGAGTAACTAACCCCGACTTGACCACGACGACTGTCACTGTGAGTTCGGATAAGACCGTTACCGCCGAATTTACCCCGATAGTGCATAACCTCTCTCTAGGGGTAGACGGCAGCGGATCTACTAAACCGGTGGTGGGAACCCACCGGTACCGTGAGGGTGACGTGGTTACCGTTATAGCCATTACCGGTGAGGGCTGGCGGTTTGACGGGTGGAGCGGTGATGTAACCAACTCCGAATCGGCCGTGACGACGGTCACTGTCAGTTCGAACAAGACCGTTACCGCCAACTTTACCCCGATAGTGCATACCCTCTCTCTGGGGGTAGACGGCATCGGGTCTATCCAGCCTGCGGCTGGAGCTCACGAGTACAATGAGGGCGATGTGGTCACCATCACAGCCACTCCGGGTGAGGGCTGGCAGTTTGACGGGTGGAGCGGTGATGTAGCCGACTCTAAATCGGCCGTGACGACAGTCACCGTGAGTTCGGATGAGACCGTTACCGCCAACTTTACCCCGATAGTGCATACCCTCTCTCTGGGGGTAGACGGTATCGGGTCCGTCCAGCCTGCGGCTGGAACTCACGATTACAATGAGGGCGATGTGGTCACTATCACAGCCACTCCCGGTGAGGGCTGGCAGTTTGACGGGTGGAGCGGTGACGTAGCCGACTCTAAATCAGCCGTGACGATAGTCACCGTGAGCTCGGATAAGACCGTTACCGCCAACTTTTCCCAGGCTGAACCGTCCTGGTGGAGGGCTCTTCATACCATCTATGATAAGGCCATGGCGATGTTCAGATCGCTGGGTGATTGA